The following coding sequences lie in one Vibrio sp. ED004 genomic window:
- a CDS encoding efflux RND transporter periplasmic adaptor subunit yields the protein MKLNTITIAITLVAGSSIFAALAYNGSQVVSAPQKANELTVSEPQAMSIDTKSIEATTLAASQQQQVSVVLATLGDYQAEVVGYGEAKSRYELMFSTEVGGRVETISSQFETGQVIGQGEVIANIDSTSYQQAVTQAKANVAQAQLDLLEEQRQGEQAKSEWQRSGLSGEPDSPLVLREPQLAQVTAALENAKLELVKAEQDLEKTTLVAPFDSLVVSRDVQPGSYAQTGAQIATLYSIDEVEVSVPLSESQWLSLPSSDNTQLKDQPWPVTLSSSDGQFQWQGYVERVEQHLQQDTRQRSLIVKVDNPLEQEKDLYPGTFVQATISGKQLTQLWELPASALSQQGELWFVDDNGLLSKSNADVEFEKGGLIYIDPTKLGVETDDSVQVVKRPLSSFKSGMVVLAKAEG from the coding sequence ATGAAACTGAATACCATCACAATTGCCATCACTCTAGTGGCTGGTTCAAGCATCTTTGCAGCCCTCGCTTACAACGGTTCTCAAGTTGTAAGCGCACCTCAGAAGGCGAATGAACTCACGGTTTCCGAGCCTCAAGCTATGTCTATTGATACGAAGTCTATCGAAGCGACGACCTTGGCTGCATCACAACAGCAACAAGTGTCTGTGGTGCTCGCAACATTGGGTGACTACCAAGCCGAAGTTGTGGGTTATGGCGAAGCAAAGTCGCGTTACGAATTGATGTTTTCAACGGAAGTCGGTGGCCGAGTAGAAACGATCAGCTCGCAGTTTGAAACTGGGCAGGTGATTGGCCAAGGTGAGGTGATCGCCAATATCGATTCGACCAGTTACCAACAAGCGGTAACCCAAGCAAAGGCGAATGTGGCTCAAGCTCAACTGGATTTATTGGAAGAACAAAGACAAGGCGAACAAGCGAAGTCTGAATGGCAACGCTCTGGTTTGTCTGGTGAGCCTGATTCACCTTTAGTATTGCGTGAGCCACAACTGGCGCAAGTTACAGCAGCTCTAGAGAATGCCAAGCTTGAATTGGTCAAGGCTGAGCAAGACCTCGAAAAAACAACCTTGGTTGCCCCTTTTGATTCGTTGGTCGTGAGTCGTGATGTTCAACCGGGAAGCTACGCACAAACGGGTGCACAGATCGCTACGTTATACAGCATCGATGAGGTTGAAGTTTCTGTGCCTCTTTCTGAAAGCCAATGGTTGAGCCTGCCAAGTAGTGATAACACGCAATTGAAAGATCAGCCATGGCCAGTGACTCTGTCGAGTTCTGATGGCCAATTCCAATGGCAAGGCTATGTCGAACGAGTAGAGCAGCACTTACAACAAGACACGCGTCAGCGCTCATTGATCGTGAAAGTCGACAACCCTTTGGAGCAAGAGAAAGATCTTTATCCAGGCACGTTCGTGCAAGCAACGATTTCAGGCAAGCAATTAACTCAATTGTGGGAACTTCCGGCTTCAGCACTTTCGCAGCAGGGGGAGCTGTGGTTTGTTGATGACAACGGTCTGCTTTCTAAATCAAACGCGGATGTTGAGTTTGAAAAGGGCGGTTTAATTTACATCGATCCTACCAAACTGGGCGTGGAAACTGATGACAGTGTACAAGTGGTTAAGCGTCCGTTAAGCAGCTTTAAATCGGGCATGGTCGTTTTGGCTAAGGCGGAGGGCTAG
- a CDS encoding efflux RND transporter permease subunit, with amino-acid sequence MSHELKPNNQVDSNQTPSKPHTGAIAWFANNSVAANLLLVGVIIIGLLSLNSLRKEAFPSLEPDVVTVSVTYDSGDPVQAEEGLAIKIEDALETVPGIKRITSTSDANGSHVSIEKTSTYDLDTLLADVKTKVDAINNLPAGADNPVIDKARMQDHALWVQLYGDDGDADRATLQSLAEQLKSDLLSQSSIRDLEIKAKADPMISVEVDENKLQAYGLTLTDVSEAINAESSAAISTSLRNGEKTVRLKVSEQAYEIQDFNAIPVMTTTDGTQITLGDIANVEDMFADDTFMLSRYNQQNAMAIQIVMDEYGDVVSIVEQAEKVVERWENSNMLPSDVEIETWYDKSTMIKDRLSLLVKNALTGIALVFIVLAVFLNVRVAFWVAAGLPFVFFGTMFFMTDTFMGLTINEMTTFGFIMALGIVVDDAVVVGESIYSTRKEEGDSIGSTIRGTMKVASPTIFGVLTTVVAFLALANVEGKMGQIYAQFGTVVTICLLLSLVESKFILPSHLAHINTKRSEKKGLWARVQHAADTGLGWFNKRIYCPVIEWALKLRYAVVMVFLSLLILVAGLPMTGAVRVAFFPDMPGDTVTADMSMQNDASFGQTQQNLLVLEAAAKQTDETLRSQYGAQGEPSELLSLQVIADADDSGQVKIELDSDSVYTSNEFADAWQEAVGQMEGVKKLKILSKMEMVDNFKVELKAWNEESVTAAGNDFLTKLQFIEGVSGIDHNLDLGEPQYRFELTQQGRALGFDTASLSQQVLQAFGGDIVQQFQRGKDEVKVRVRYPESDRQTIADIKQSSVRTNDGTVVPLSSVAEVHSDYQVSEITRIDSQRAVYISAVLDKDVVAPAELVRQLQDTLVPDLEAQYPGLKVDFAGETEEQEETASSMMSMFVLAMIAIYTLLAIPLKSYIQPVIIMTAIPFGIVGAILGHWWNDLTISILSLNGILALSGVVVNDSLLLVSRFNELIKEKGKSVHDAIVEACSGRLRAVLLTSVTTFAGLTPLLSETSLQAQFLIPAAAALGYGILFATFITLILTPALLMIQCEIKSLILKVTNRVKGVEQTA; translated from the coding sequence ATGTCTCATGAGTTGAAACCTAATAACCAAGTGGACAGTAATCAGACGCCAAGCAAGCCACATACTGGCGCAATCGCATGGTTCGCAAATAACTCGGTGGCAGCGAACTTACTGTTAGTGGGCGTGATTATCATTGGTCTGTTATCACTGAACTCATTGCGTAAAGAGGCGTTCCCAAGCCTTGAACCTGATGTAGTAACAGTGTCGGTAACCTATGACAGTGGCGACCCTGTTCAGGCGGAAGAAGGCCTCGCGATTAAGATTGAAGATGCGTTAGAAACCGTGCCGGGCATTAAGCGCATCACGTCGACTTCTGATGCGAACGGTAGCCATGTTTCGATCGAGAAAACGAGCACTTACGATCTTGATACCCTTTTAGCCGACGTAAAAACCAAGGTTGATGCGATCAATAACCTGCCTGCAGGCGCTGATAACCCTGTGATTGATAAGGCTCGCATGCAAGATCACGCCTTATGGGTACAGCTTTATGGGGATGATGGGGATGCAGACAGAGCAACGCTACAGAGTTTAGCGGAGCAACTTAAATCGGATTTACTGAGTCAGTCTTCGATTCGCGATCTGGAAATCAAGGCTAAGGCTGATCCTATGATTTCAGTTGAGGTTGATGAAAATAAGCTCCAAGCTTACGGCTTAACTCTGACTGACGTTTCAGAAGCGATCAATGCGGAGTCTTCTGCTGCAATCTCTACTAGCCTTCGCAACGGCGAAAAAACGGTTCGTTTAAAGGTGTCTGAGCAGGCGTATGAGATCCAAGATTTCAACGCAATTCCGGTGATGACGACCACTGATGGCACTCAGATTACATTGGGTGATATTGCCAACGTCGAAGACATGTTTGCCGATGACACCTTCATGCTGTCTCGTTACAACCAACAGAATGCGATGGCGATTCAGATCGTGATGGACGAATACGGAGACGTCGTCAGCATTGTCGAGCAAGCAGAGAAAGTGGTAGAGCGCTGGGAAAACAGCAACATGCTGCCTAGCGATGTCGAAATCGAAACTTGGTACGACAAAAGTACCATGATCAAAGACCGTTTGAGCCTGTTGGTGAAGAACGCGCTTACCGGTATTGCTTTGGTCTTCATCGTGTTAGCGGTCTTCCTTAACGTGCGTGTCGCTTTCTGGGTAGCAGCGGGATTACCGTTCGTATTCTTTGGCACCATGTTCTTCATGACAGACACCTTTATGGGGTTAACCATCAATGAAATGACCACCTTTGGTTTCATTATGGCGCTCGGGATAGTGGTCGATGATGCCGTTGTGGTCGGGGAAAGTATCTACTCCACGCGCAAAGAAGAAGGCGACTCGATAGGCAGTACCATTCGAGGCACAATGAAAGTGGCATCACCGACCATATTTGGTGTGTTAACGACGGTTGTTGCCTTCTTAGCACTCGCTAACGTTGAAGGTAAAATGGGCCAGATTTACGCTCAGTTCGGTACGGTCGTGACTATCTGTTTACTGCTGTCTTTGGTTGAGTCTAAATTCATTCTGCCATCGCACCTTGCACACATTAATACCAAGCGCAGTGAGAAGAAGGGGCTGTGGGCTCGCGTTCAACATGCTGCCGATACTGGATTAGGTTGGTTCAATAAGCGCATCTACTGCCCTGTGATTGAATGGGCGCTGAAACTGCGTTATGCCGTGGTGATGGTTTTCTTGTCGCTACTAATCTTAGTAGCAGGATTACCAATGACGGGCGCGGTTCGTGTGGCGTTCTTCCCTGACATGCCAGGCGACACTGTGACGGCTGATATGTCGATGCAAAATGACGCAAGCTTTGGTCAAACACAACAAAATTTGCTAGTGCTTGAAGCGGCAGCAAAACAAACCGATGAAACACTGAGATCTCAATACGGTGCTCAAGGTGAACCATCTGAATTGCTTAGCCTTCAAGTTATCGCCGATGCCGATGATTCAGGCCAAGTGAAAATTGAATTGGACAGCGACAGTGTTTATACATCGAACGAGTTTGCAGATGCGTGGCAAGAGGCTGTTGGCCAAATGGAAGGGGTTAAGAAGCTCAAAATCTTGTCTAAAATGGAGATGGTCGACAACTTCAAAGTCGAACTGAAAGCGTGGAACGAAGAATCAGTGACTGCAGCAGGCAATGATTTCTTAACTAAGCTGCAATTTATTGAAGGTGTGAGTGGCATTGATCATAACTTGGATCTTGGCGAACCTCAGTATCGCTTTGAATTAACACAACAAGGCCGAGCATTAGGGTTTGATACTGCAAGTCTTTCACAGCAAGTGTTACAAGCGTTTGGTGGCGACATCGTTCAGCAGTTCCAACGTGGTAAGGATGAGGTGAAAGTTCGAGTTCGTTACCCAGAATCCGATCGTCAAACCATTGCTGATATTAAGCAGTCTAGTGTGAGAACCAACGATGGTACTGTGGTGCCTTTAAGTTCGGTTGCTGAAGTACATTCAGATTACCAAGTATCAGAGATCACACGCATTGATAGCCAACGTGCTGTATACATCAGTGCAGTATTAGATAAAGACGTGGTGGCACCGGCAGAGCTTGTTCGTCAGCTGCAAGACACATTAGTACCGGATCTAGAAGCGCAGTACCCGGGATTAAAGGTCGATTTTGCAGGCGAAACGGAAGAGCAAGAAGAGACGGCTAGCTCGATGATGAGTATGTTTGTGCTCGCTATGATTGCTATTTACACACTGCTTGCTATCCCGCTGAAGTCTTATATACAGCCAGTGATCATCATGACGGCGATTCCATTTGGTATTGTTGGCGCAATCCTAGGACACTGGTGGAATGACTTAACAATCAGTATCCTATCGTTAAATGGTATTCTCGCGTTGAGCGGCGTGGTGGTGAATGACAGCTTGTTGTTGGTTTCTCGTTTTAACGAGCTAATCAAAGAAAAGGGTAAATCGGTTCACGATGCAATTGTTGAAGCGTGTTCAGGCCGACTGAGAGCCGTATTACTTACATCGGTGACGACGTTCGCAGGTTTGACGCCATTGTTAAGTGAAACGTCTTTGCAGGCTCAATTCCTGATTCCTGCGGCAGCGGCATTAGGCTACGGTATTTTGTTTGCGACGTTTATTACACTGATTCTGACACCAGCATTGTTAATGATTCAGTGTGAGATTAAGTCTCTGATTCTTAAAGTCACAAATCGAGTCAAAGGCGTTGAACAAACAGCTTAA